The DNA window AGACGGTCGCACCATGCGCCCGCCCCTCGCTCAGCGCATCGGCATGAAGCGACAGAAACAGTTCAGCTCCGGCCTGGTGCGCGATGGCCACCCGCCGCTCCAGCGACACGAAACTGTCATCGTCGCGCGTCAGAACCACCCGGATGTCGGCGTCGCGCAACAGCACGTCTTTCATCTCCCGTGCCAGCGCCAGCATCAGATCCTTTTCCGCCAGACCGTCCATTTCGGCCCCAGGGTCGATCCCGCCATGGCCCGGGTCGATCACCACGGTAAAGGGTCTGTCCGCGTCCTTGTCTGGCCGCTCCAGTCCAGAGGCCTTGCGCAGGTCCCAACCCGGCAGGTCGGGCGCGCCGGCGGCCGCGGCGAACGCCTCTGGTGTCGCCTCCTCCAGTTCGATCACAAGCTGCGCCGTGCCGCTTTCCGCGTTCAGCGCCATATCGGCGGCATCAACGGCAAACGGCCCCGTCAAATCGACCACCATGCGCGACCAGCCGGGCTGAAACGACCCCACGCGCACCTCGCGCGCCCGCTCCGCCATGTCCAGAAGCGTACCGTCCACGCCGCGCCAGTCCACTTCGCGGAAGTCGACCACCAGCCGCTCCGGCGCGTCCAGCGTGAACACGCGCCACGGCACGCCCTGGCTCAGCGCCAGTTCCAGAACCAGCCCCTGCCGCGTGTCCGCCAGGCGCGATCCCTCCATGTCGACACGCGCCAAGCCTCCAAAGGTCTGCGCGGTCGCACCCATTGCCCAAAGGCACATTATCAAAGCCAGAAACACCCGGATCATACTGCTCAGCCGCTTTCATCGGTCTTGTTGAACCAGACCTTACACCAGCCCCGGCGATTCCCACAGCCCGCTTTTTCGCTGCTCTGACGATACGTCCGGTCCAAAGCGGCATCCACGCACACTCATCACGATCCGGGGATCGGGCCTCTATCGCCTTGACGTTGCCGCCATGAAACCCGACACATGCCACGTCTTACGTACAGGAGAGCCCCGGATGATCCGCCCCCTTGTCTCAGCGACAGCCCTGACCCTGAGTTGCGCCCTGCCCCTCAGCGCGCTTGACCTCGAGTCCATGTCCGACGCCGAACGCGACGCCTTCCGCGAGGAAGTTCGCGCCTACCTTCTGGAAAATCCGGAAGTGATTATGGAGGCCGTCTCGGTCCTGGAACAGCGCGAGGCCGAGGCGCAGGCGCAGAACGATCAGGACCTTGTCGCGGCCAACGCGGACGCGCTTTTCAACGACGAAAGTTCCTGGGTCGGCGGCAATCCCGAGGGCGACATCACGCTGGTCGAGTTCATCGACTACCGTTGCGGCTATTGCAAACGCGCCCACCCCGAGGTCACCAACCTTCTGGAGGAAGACGGCAACATTCGCTTCGTTTTGAAAGAGTTTCCGATCCTCGGCGAACAGTCGGTGACCGCCTCGCGCTTTGCCATCGCCACGCGGCAGGTGGCCGGGGATGACGCCTATCATTCCGTCAGCGAGGCGCTGATTGCCTATTCCGGTGATATCACCGAACCGGCGCTGCGCCGGATCGCCGAACCGCTCGACCTTCCGTTCGACGAGATCATCGCGAAAATGGGAAGCGACGCCGTCTCCGAGGTGATCGAGACCAACCACGCGCTTGGTCGCGCCCTTCAGATTTCCGGCACACCGTCCTTCGTGATGGAAAACCAGATGCTGCGTGGCTACGTCCCGCAAGCCGAGATGGAACTGATCGCAGAGGATATCCGCAACGGCGGGTAGCCACGCGAAGAGCCGCCCGCAAGCCGTTGGAATGTAGTCTTATTCCGCGGCTTGCGCGCCTTCCGCCTCCTCGGCCTCCAGTGCGGCGGCCTTCTTCTCGACCTCTTCGACAATATGCTCGATCATCTGGTCGTTCGACATCTTGTGGCTGGCCTTCCCGGCCAGATAGACCATGCCGCTGCCCGCGCCCCCGCCGGTAAAGCCCACGTCGGTCATCAGCGCCTCGCCCGGCCCGTTGACCACGCATCCGATGATGCTCAGGCTCATCGGTGTCTTGATATGCTCCAGCCGTTCTTCCAGCGTTTCGACCGTCTTTATCACGTCAAAGCCCTGCCGCGCGCAGCTGGGGCAGGAAATGATATTGACCCCGCGATGCCGCAGACCCAGCGACTTCAGGATCTCGTAGCCGACCTTGACCTCCTCGACCGGATCGGCAGAAAGACTGACCCGGATCGTGTCGCCAATCCCCATCCACAGCAGATTGCCAAGACCGATGGCACTCTTGATCGTGCCCGATGTCAGCCCCCCCGCCTCGGTGATCCCAAGGTGAATGGGCGCGTCCGTCGCCTCTGCCAGTGCCTGGTAGGCGGCGGCAGCCATGAAAACGTCCGACGCCTTGCAGCTGATCTTGAATTCGTGAAAGTCGTTGTCTTCCAGCACCTTGATATGATCGAGCCCGGACTCCACCATCGCCTCGGGCGTGGGCTCGCCATACTTGTCTAACAGGTGCTTCTCCAGCGACCCGGCATTCACGCCGATGCGCATGGAACAGCCGTGGTCGCGCGCCGCCTTGATGACCTCGCGCAACCGGTCCTGACTGCCGATATTGCCGGGATTGATCCGAAGACAGGCCGCGCCCGCCTCGGCCGCCTCGATGCCGCGGCGATAGTGAAAATGGATATCCGCCACGATCGGCACCGGGCTTTCGCGGACGATCTCCTTCAACGCCTTTGAGCTGTCCTCATCCGGCACCGAGACACGCACGATATCGGCACCGGCATCGGCGGCGGCTTGAACCTGCGCGATGGTGCCCGGGATGTCCGTCGTCGCGGTATTGGTCATCGTCTGCACGCTGATCGGCGCATCGCCCCCGACGGGGACATCGCCCACCATGATCCGGCGGCTTGTTCGACGGTAAATGTTACGCCATGGACGAATGTGGTTCAGGGACATCTTTGCGCCTTCAGCCAAGTGTGCTTGTTACGCCAAACGTAAGCAGGCAAGTCGTGGATGACAATGCGGTCGCCGTGATTTGCCAGCCCTGCGCGATCACTCCTGGATCGGTGTCTCGGCGCGGGACTCAAGCTCGGCGACATAGCGGGACAGGTCCTGGTCCGCCTCCAGATTCGCAACAGGTAAGGCGTCCGCAAGCATCTGGGAGTCGAGCGGAAGGCCGGATGTCACCTGCCCACGTTGCCCGGCCGGGCCGTGATGCACGCCGTTGACCGCGAAATAAATCGCCCCGCTTTCGCCGATCCGGATCGTCGGCGCATCTTCCATCACCGGCACATCCCACGTGTCGCCGGCATTCATGATCGATTCGTAGATAACGCTGCCATCCGGAGCCTGCACCCGCACCCAAGCGGGGCGCACTGCAACCATCTTCACGCCCGCCGGCTGTTCGGCCAAAACTTGCGGGCTTTGACGCAGCTGGTCCTGAGGCTCCTGAACTTCAGTGACCTGGGTCGCGCCCTCGGTTGCCGAGGCATAATCGGGCGACGTCCGGTCTGCTTCGGGCAGATTGCCGCCGAACGCGCCCATTTCGGCCGGGTTCAGAGTCGAGATCGGGGCATCCCGCGCGATCATGACCGGAACCTCCAGCGCCTCGGGCCGGTACAGCCGATCCAGCCGTTCGTCCCGCGGAGCGTTGAACACCGATGCGGTCGTTGCAGGGTCGTTCTCCTGCGTCTCGCCACTATTGTTCGCAGCCGTAACGGCACCTTCGAGCGGGTCGAGGTCGCTCAGAACCGCGGGCGTATTTTCCACCGGCGCGAACTGGACGCGCTGCACTTCGTTCAGAATGCTCCATCCGCCGTATCCCAACCCACCGATCAGCAGGGCCAGAACCATGACCGAACCGATCGCACCGGGCTCGATCCGCGCCAGGAAAGATTCCGTG is part of the Roseovarius sp. THAF9 genome and encodes:
- a CDS encoding N-acetylmuramoyl-L-alanine amidase, producing MGATAQTFGGLARVDMEGSRLADTRQGLVLELALSQGVPWRVFTLDAPERLVVDFREVDWRGVDGTLLDMAERAREVRVGSFQPGWSRMVVDLTGPFAVDAADMALNAESGTAQLVIELEEATPEAFAAAAGAPDLPGWDLRKASGLERPDKDADRPFTVVIDPGHGGIDPGAEMDGLAEKDLMLALAREMKDVLLRDADIRVVLTRDDDSFVSLERRVAIAHQAGAELFLSLHADALSEGRAHGATVYTLSDSASDKASEALAERHDRADLLAGIDLTGSDDTVADVLMDLARLETQPRAGQLAKAIQLGIRENGLPLNSRPMRMAGFSVLKSPDIPSVLLEVGFLSSERDRANIADKAWRDRMAQAVSDAVVAWRMADAANAELVRQ
- a CDS encoding DsbA family protein; the protein is MIRPLVSATALTLSCALPLSALDLESMSDAERDAFREEVRAYLLENPEVIMEAVSVLEQREAEAQAQNDQDLVAANADALFNDESSWVGGNPEGDITLVEFIDYRCGYCKRAHPEVTNLLEEDGNIRFVLKEFPILGEQSVTASRFAIATRQVAGDDAYHSVSEALIAYSGDITEPALRRIAEPLDLPFDEIIAKMGSDAVSEVIETNHALGRALQISGTPSFVMENQMLRGYVPQAEMELIAEDIRNGG
- the ispG gene encoding flavodoxin-dependent (E)-4-hydroxy-3-methylbut-2-enyl-diphosphate synthase, whose amino-acid sequence is MSLNHIRPWRNIYRRTSRRIMVGDVPVGGDAPISVQTMTNTATTDIPGTIAQVQAAADAGADIVRVSVPDEDSSKALKEIVRESPVPIVADIHFHYRRGIEAAEAGAACLRINPGNIGSQDRLREVIKAARDHGCSMRIGVNAGSLEKHLLDKYGEPTPEAMVESGLDHIKVLEDNDFHEFKISCKASDVFMAAAAYQALAEATDAPIHLGITEAGGLTSGTIKSAIGLGNLLWMGIGDTIRVSLSADPVEEVKVGYEILKSLGLRHRGVNIISCPSCARQGFDVIKTVETLEERLEHIKTPMSLSIIGCVVNGPGEALMTDVGFTGGGAGSGMVYLAGKASHKMSNDQMIEHIVEEVEKKAAALEAEEAEGAQAAE
- a CDS encoding helix-turn-helix domain-containing protein, which gives rise to MIGFRSKRNTGETDVEPRGFDAFELRLGDLMRGERATIGKSLLDVERELRIKASYIAAIENCDPDAFDTPGFIPGYVRSYARYLNMDPDRAFAGFCAESGFSIAHGMSAEASSIRRPDAGPLRRQSRKEDPIALPKTPFVPATESFLARIEPGAIGSVMVLALLIGGLGYGGWSILNEVQRVQFAPVENTPAVLSDLDPLEGAVTAANNSGETQENDPATTASVFNAPRDERLDRLYRPEALEVPVMIARDAPISTLNPAEMGAFGGNLPEADRTSPDYASATEGATQVTEVQEPQDQLRQSPQVLAEQPAGVKMVAVRPAWVRVQAPDGSVIYESIMNAGDTWDVPVMEDAPTIRIGESGAIYFAVNGVHHGPAGQRGQVTSGLPLDSQMLADALPVANLEADQDLSRYVAELESRAETPIQE